In the Theobroma cacao cultivar B97-61/B2 chromosome 1, Criollo_cocoa_genome_V2, whole genome shotgun sequence genome, one interval contains:
- the LOC18614512 gene encoding uncharacterized protein LOC18614512 — MVSRLSTGKSWNKHFQYDEGRDKPSDVRNVMLVVATLIAAVTFQAGVSPPGGIIALLIGQEAVVSRVNANAITSNGFTPKDVLDLLLQSGADLCDIHIYQMFQQAGAVKAQEITTGPAHIQTEAESLNNEQILRSCCSWNLWKELMKEVTESSSETKNSLMVVPVLIATITYQAILSPPSGFWLAESKNSTTVGTHVVQKRSRTMTLGEAVMSKNPPIFSVFIGFNSIGFIASVAMTFLLTSGFPLSRGRLKNFLEWCYN; from the exons ATGGTTAGCCGTCTAAGCACAGGCAAGAGCTGGAACAAACATTTCCAGTACGACGAAGGCAGAGACAAGCCTAGCGATGTCCGGAACGTCATGTTAGTAGTTGCAACCCTCATAGCTGCCGTGACCTTCCAAGCTGGGGTCAGCCCTCCTGGTGGG ATTATAGCTCTGTTAATTGGTCAAGAAGCAGTGGTTTCCAGGGTTAACGCAAATGCCATAACCTCAAACGGCTTTACGCCGAAGGATGTCCTAGATCTTCTGCTCCAAAGTGGAGCTGATTTGTgtgatattcatatttatcAGATGTTTCAGCAAGCTGGAGCTGTGAAAGCCCAAGAAATCACAACAGGCCCTGCTCATATCCAAACCGAAGCAGAAAGCCTTAACAACGAGCAAATATTGCGATCTTGTTGTTCATGGAACCTATGGAAGGAACTGATGAAAGAGGTTACGGAATCATCAAGTGAAACTAAAAACTCATTAATGGTTGTGCCAGTCCTGATAGCAACGATCACATACCAAGCAATTCTGAGCCCACCAAGTGGTTTTTGGTTAGCAGAGAGTAAAAATTCTACGACCGTCGGCACCCACGTCGTTCAGAAGAGATCTAGAACCATGACACTCGGAGAGGCTGTCATGAGTAAAAACCCTCCAATCTTTTCTGTGTTCATCGGTTTTAATTCAATTGGTTTCATTGCATCAGTTGCCATGACCTTTCTCCTCACCAGTGGATTCCCTCTTAGCAGGGGCAGACTCAAGAATTTTCTTGAGTggtgttataattaa
- the LOC108661448 gene encoding uncharacterized protein LOC108661448 yields MALRSKGRSWFKYFQYDEGRDSPSDVRNILLIVATLIAAVTFQAGVNPPGGVWQDNGNGHYAGRAIYASQTVPFYVFLISNTLALSASVLVIISLTYRFPFHLEVIVATISMIVTYASAVFAVTPREFLKFRYVMAAAAVPFAIRCLIQMFNKFRKE; encoded by the coding sequence ATGGCTCTTAGAAGCAAAGGCAGGAGCTGGTTCAAATATTTCCAATATGATGAAGGCAGAGACTCGCCAAGCGACGTCCGAAATATTCTCCTGATAGTTGCCACCCTCATAGCGGCCGTGACCTTCCAAGCTGGGGTCAATCCTCCCGGTGGGGTATGGCAAGATAATGGCAATGGACATTATGCAGGTAGAGCCATTTATGCATCTCAAACAGTACCCTTCTACGTTTTCTTGATCTCGAACACCCTCGCTCTTTCCGCCTCAGTACTTGTCATCATCTCTCTCACCTACAGGTTCCCCTTCCATCTCGAAGTCATCGTTGCCACGATCTCGATGATCGTGACTTATGCTTCTGCGGTTTTTGCTGTTACTCCACGTGAGTTCTTGAAGTTTCGTTATGTCATGGCTGCAGCTGCAGTCCCTTTTGCAATTCGGTGTTTGATTCAGATGTTCAATAAGTTTAGGAAGGAATAG
- the LOC18614513 gene encoding ankyrin repeat-containing protein At3g12360 produces the protein MDNERLFEAARTGNIEVLYDLLEKNPLILTDVALSCSTETPLHAAVKAGQLDFVHQIMKHKPEFAGEMRKDGYRPLDIAVVTGHIDIVRQLLKTEFQIYRLPGQDQRTALHYAAAKGRVEIINELISTCPKCITDVTSYGETALHLAVKNNQFPAFSVLVNWLENLKEKTVIISGFVMGTLSCIWQLLEDNTVVLNCLLVRTMFSMEY, from the exons ATGGACAACGAGAGATTGTTTGAAGCTGCTCGGACAGGAAATATTGAGGTGCTATACGATTTGCTTGAGAAAAATCCATTGATTCTAACTGATGTTGCCCTGTCGTGTTCCACAGAGACACCTTTACATGCTGCGGTTAAGGCTGGTCAGCTTGACTTTGTACATCAGATTATGAAACATAAACCAGAATTTGCAGGAGAAATGAGAAAGGATGGTTACCGGCCTTTGGATATAGCAGTTGTTACAGGGCATATAGATATTGTCAGACAGCTTTTAAAGACTGAATTCCAGATTTATCGTCTGCCAGGCCAGGATCAAAGAACAGCCCTTCATTATGCTGCTGCAAAGGGAAGAGTTGAGATCATAAATGAATTGATTTCGACTTGTCCGAAATGTATAACAGATGTGACCAGCTATGGGGAGACTGCACTTCACCTTGCTGTGAAAAACAACCAATTCCCTGCTTTCAGCGTCTTGGTCAACTGGCTGGAAAATCTGAAAGAGAAAACGGTCATAATTTCAGGGTTCGTGATGGGAACTCTGTCTTGCATCTGGCAGCTGCTCGAAGACAATACAGT AGTCTTGAATTGCTTGTTGGTAAGAACAATGTTTTCAATGGAATACTAG
- the LOC108661449 gene encoding uncharacterized protein LOC108661449 gives MSRDRPQPNDNSAQQRVDRAHTVQRSERADNDGAQQRLTRYKKGAKEEDKEKNRADARNALLVVATLIATVTFQDGVNPPGGVWQETNEGHIAGTAICESESSVYYVFLTSNTLAFSAAVLVIMSLTHNFPFKFEVTVAGVSMIITYGSAIFAVTPNEETFQLALITAVVPLAMRCLIQLLVKLKNREPDPPCLIQAFSRPRNKIADPPKDQTLQAQP, from the exons ATGTCGAGAGATAGACCACAGCCCAATGACAATAGTGCTCAACAGAGAGTTGACAGAGCTCATACAGTTCAGAGATCTGAGAGAGCTGACaacgatggtgctcaacaaAGACTTACCAGA TACAAGAAAGGTGCAAAAGAGGAGGATAAGGAGAAGAATAGAGCTGACGCCCGTAACGCTCTCTTGGTAGTAGCCACCCTAATAGCTACCGTGACCTTCCAAGATGGGGTTAACCCCCCTGGCGGTGTATGGCAGGAAACCAATGAGGGCCATATAGCAGGCACTGCTATCTGTGAATCTGAATCATCTGTCTACTACGTTTTCTTGACTTCCAACACCCTAGCCTTTTCTGCAGCGGTACTTGTTATTATGTCTCTCACGCATAATTTTCCGTTCAAGTTTGAAGTAACGGTTGCTGGTGTTTCAATGATTATAACTTATGGATCTGCGATCTTTGCTGTTACCCCGAATGAAGAAACGTTTCAACTCGCCCTGATTACAGCAGTAGTGCCTTTAGCTATGCGGTGTTTGATCCAGCTATTGGTTAAGTTGAAAAACAGGGAACCTGATCCTCCATGTTTGATCCAGGCATTTTCCAGGCCTAGAAACAAGATAGCAGATCCCCCGAAAGACCAGACCTTGCAAGCACAACCTTAG